One genomic segment of Scyliorhinus canicula chromosome 10, sScyCan1.1, whole genome shotgun sequence includes these proteins:
- the LOC119972959 gene encoding small nuclear ribonucleoprotein E-like — translation MAYCVQVQKVQKVMVQPINLIFRYLQNRSRIQVWLYEQVNMRIEGCIIGFDEYMNLVLDDAEEIHVKSKSRKPLGRVMLKGDNTALLQSVHS, via the coding sequence ATGGCGTACTGCGTGCAGGTTCAGAAAGTGCAGAAAGTGATGGTGCAGCCCATCAACCTTATTTTCAGGTACCTTCAAAATCGATCCAGGATCCAAGTATGGCTGTATGAACAAGTCAACATGAGGATAGAAGGGTGTATAATTGGCTTTGATGAATACATGAACCTTGTTTTGGAtgatgcagaggaaattcacgtgAAATCAAAATCAAGAAAACCATTGGGCCGTGTTATGCTGAAAGGGGACAACACCGCCTTACTACAGAGCGTTCACAGTTAA